The Methylobacterium sp. PvR107 genome contains a region encoding:
- the urtC gene encoding urea ABC transporter permease subunit UrtC: MTNPVQTLTKSVTVNDNPFMKPVEWLSLLLLAGVILVVLPLMLDGFRLNLVGKYLTYAFVALGLVICWGYAGILSLGQGVFFGLGGYCMAMYLKLEASSIENTKIQSTPGIPDFMDWNQITALPWFWQPFKSLPLTLILAVAVPILFAMLISFAMFKRRVGGTYFAIITQAIAAILTILIVGQQGYTGGINGITDLRTLHGWDIRTDHAKVILYFVNGGLLIACILAAQYVKKSKLGRILVAMRDKEDRVRFSGYSVAGFKVFAFCFAAGLAAIGGAMFTLQVGFMSPSFVGIVPSIEMVIYAAVGGRLSLFGAVWGTLLVNWAKTSFSESFPDLWLFGLGALFIAVVLAFPNGLAGIWREHIEPRLTRRVKGLRAPPPAIVPPHGTPAE, encoded by the coding sequence ATGACGAACCCGGTCCAGACCCTTACCAAGTCGGTCACCGTCAACGACAACCCGTTCATGAAGCCGGTGGAGTGGCTGAGCCTTCTGCTGCTCGCCGGGGTGATCCTGGTCGTCCTGCCGCTGATGCTCGACGGCTTCCGCCTGAACCTCGTCGGCAAGTACCTCACCTACGCGTTCGTGGCCCTCGGGCTGGTGATCTGCTGGGGCTACGCGGGCATCCTCTCGCTCGGCCAGGGCGTCTTCTTCGGCCTCGGCGGCTACTGCATGGCGATGTACTTGAAGCTCGAGGCTTCGAGCATCGAGAACACGAAGATCCAGTCCACGCCCGGCATCCCGGACTTCATGGACTGGAACCAGATCACCGCCCTCCCCTGGTTCTGGCAGCCGTTCAAGAGCCTGCCGCTGACGCTGATCCTGGCGGTGGCGGTCCCAATCCTGTTCGCGATGCTGATCTCCTTCGCGATGTTCAAGCGCCGGGTCGGCGGCACCTACTTCGCCATCATCACCCAGGCGATCGCCGCGATCCTGACCATCCTGATCGTCGGCCAGCAGGGCTATACCGGCGGCATCAACGGCATCACCGACCTGCGCACCCTCCACGGCTGGGACATCCGCACCGACCACGCGAAGGTCATCCTGTACTTCGTCAACGGCGGCCTGCTGATCGCCTGCATCCTGGCCGCGCAATACGTGAAGAAGTCGAAGCTCGGCCGCATCCTCGTCGCCATGCGCGACAAGGAGGACCGGGTCCGCTTCTCCGGCTACTCGGTGGCGGGCTTCAAGGTCTTCGCCTTCTGCTTCGCCGCCGGGCTGGCGGCGATCGGCGGCGCGATGTTCACCCTGCAGGTCGGCTTCATGTCGCCCTCCTTCGTGGGCATCGTCCCGTCGATCGAGATGGTGATCTACGCCGCGGTCGGCGGGCGCCTGTCCCTGTTCGGCGCGGTCTGGGGAACGCTCTTGGTCAACTGGGCCAAGACCAGCTTCTCCGAGAGCTTCCCGGACCTCTGGCTGTTCGGTCTCGGCGCCCTGTTCATCGCGGTGGTGCTGGCCTTCCCGAACGGTCTCGCCGGCATCTGGCGCGAACACATCGAGCCCCGCCTCACCCGCCGGGTGAAGGGGCTGCGCGCCCCGCCGCCCGCGATCGTCCCGCCCCACGGCACCCCGGCCGAGTGA
- a CDS encoding DUF488 family protein has translation MSKQLFTIGYEGLDSERLGSVLRAAGIATLADVRAVANSRKRGFSKGALSASLQEAGLGYAHLRSLGTPKSGRQAARAGDAALMRQIYCEEVLDTADGQAALDDLARMAEAAPICLLCFERDPALCHRRVLAERLATRGFTVSDLYG, from the coding sequence GTGAGCAAGCAACTGTTTACCATAGGCTATGAAGGCCTCGATTCGGAGCGGCTCGGCAGCGTGCTGCGGGCAGCCGGAATCGCCACACTCGCCGATGTCCGAGCGGTCGCGAATTCGCGCAAGCGTGGTTTCTCGAAAGGGGCGCTCAGCGCCTCCCTCCAGGAGGCGGGCCTCGGCTACGCGCACCTGCGCAGCCTGGGAACGCCGAAATCCGGGCGGCAGGCGGCAAGAGCCGGTGACGCGGCGCTGATGCGGCAGATCTACTGCGAGGAGGTACTCGACACGGCCGACGGACAGGCGGCGCTCGACGACCTGGCCCGGATGGCCGAAGCCGCGCCGATCTGCCTGCTCTGTTTCGAGCGGGATCCGGCCCTTTGCCACCGGCGCGTGCTGGCGGAACGCCTCGCGACCAGAGGCTTCACCGTCAGCGATCTCTATGGCTGA
- a CDS encoding ATP-binding protein — protein MSGPQRIIPIRRDYNRFVADETLEDYALRFTAKKARRWSSLEVAQTALGSISFLALEAIGGTLALTAGFPNTAAAVLVVGLIIFATAAPITVYAARYGVDMDLLTRGAGFGYLGSTVTSLIYASFTFLFFAIEAAIMALALQLCFELPLGIGYLLCAGAVIPLVIYGIRLISRFQIWTQPIWIALSLLPLIFVAAQGAGPLRALTNFPGLDGGGAGFDLARFGLATGVLLALLAQVGEQVDFLRFVPEPSGPRDRRWWLAVLSGGAGWILPGMLKILLGAALTVLALGHGVPPEHAAEPTRMYAVAFGYLTGEGSRAALLLTGLFVLVSQLKINLTNAYAGSIAWSNFFSRLTHSHPGRVVWLVFNVAIAVLLMELGIDKTIESTLPLYASVVSAWVGALAADLAINKPLGLSPPGIEFKRAHLYAVNPVGTGAMALALAAGGAAYVGWLGATLQPFAPLLTLAIAFCAAPAIAWATAGRWYLARTPKLDWGSAEVVCRVCELPFEGEDMAHCPAYDAPICSLCCSLDARCGDLCKPHGRLEVQAQAAVARILPGRTAAWIGAPLGRYLAVMLTLCAVIGLILGIVHAGATIGHPENREFLRTALTSVFFTLVVILGVVAWLFVLAQESRRVAQAETMRQTALYQAEIAAHKITDAKLQDAKERAEAANQAKSRYVVGISHELRTPLSTVLGYAQLLESDPAIPAHRVNGLRVIRRSAQHLSGLIDGLLDISRMEAGRLQIHRDEIRLTDFLDQLVDMVRLQAREAGLEFRFSRPEILPAVVATDEKRLRQVLLNLLSNAIKFTESGTVSLDLSYRSQIAVFTIRDTGPGIPDADLARIFEPFERGSTPAARSTPGTGLGLTIANLLAQLLGGEITVTAAPGGGTQARLRLMLASVAQPAPITAPAPVAAPERVYAGARRTVLVADDDSAHRALMRAILEPQGISVREAGSGAECLAMVAQGGVDLILLDIAMPGMSGWAAAAALRQAGHAGPIAMMSANVHEISPTRGDDAPHDAIFAKPFDLRDVLERIGKLLHLEWTETGGAPRHAPAPAAADIPGPGPEHIGELLRLGRIGHIRAIEAKLIQMEADTTVPPAFVARMRGLVEGYDLRRYLSVLQEFARHG, from the coding sequence ATGAGCGGTCCGCAGCGCATCATTCCCATCCGCCGGGACTACAACCGCTTCGTCGCCGACGAGACGCTGGAGGATTACGCCCTCCGCTTCACCGCCAAGAAGGCGCGGCGCTGGTCAAGCCTCGAGGTGGCGCAGACCGCCCTCGGCTCGATCTCGTTCCTGGCCCTGGAAGCGATCGGCGGCACGCTGGCGCTCACCGCGGGGTTTCCGAACACGGCGGCGGCCGTGCTGGTCGTCGGCCTGATCATCTTCGCCACTGCGGCTCCGATCACCGTCTACGCCGCCCGGTACGGGGTCGACATGGACCTCCTGACCCGCGGCGCCGGCTTCGGCTATCTCGGCTCGACCGTGACGTCGCTGATCTACGCGAGCTTCACCTTCCTGTTCTTCGCCATCGAGGCGGCGATCATGGCGCTGGCGCTGCAGCTCTGCTTCGAGCTGCCGCTCGGGATCGGCTATCTGCTCTGTGCCGGGGCGGTGATTCCCCTCGTCATCTACGGGATCCGCCTGATCAGCCGGTTCCAGATCTGGACGCAGCCGATCTGGATCGCCTTGAGTCTGCTGCCGTTGATCTTCGTGGCGGCACAGGGTGCGGGACCGCTGCGGGCGCTCACTAACTTCCCCGGCCTCGACGGCGGCGGGGCGGGCTTCGATCTCGCCCGGTTCGGGCTCGCCACGGGCGTCCTCCTGGCGCTGCTGGCCCAGGTGGGCGAGCAGGTCGACTTCCTGCGCTTCGTGCCGGAGCCTTCGGGGCCGCGCGACCGCCGCTGGTGGCTCGCCGTCCTGTCGGGGGGCGCCGGCTGGATCCTGCCCGGGATGCTCAAGATCCTGCTCGGCGCCGCCCTCACGGTGCTGGCGCTCGGGCACGGTGTGCCGCCCGAGCACGCCGCCGAGCCGACCCGCATGTACGCGGTGGCGTTCGGCTACCTCACGGGGGAGGGAAGCCGGGCGGCCTTGCTGCTCACCGGGCTGTTCGTCCTCGTTTCGCAGCTCAAGATCAACCTCACCAACGCCTATGCCGGCTCGATCGCGTGGTCGAACTTCTTCTCGCGGCTGACCCACAGTCATCCGGGACGGGTGGTCTGGCTGGTGTTCAACGTCGCCATCGCGGTGCTCCTGATGGAGCTCGGCATCGACAAGACCATCGAGAGTACCCTGCCGCTCTACGCCTCCGTGGTCTCGGCCTGGGTCGGGGCGCTCGCGGCGGATCTCGCCATCAACAAGCCGCTGGGCCTCTCGCCGCCGGGCATCGAGTTCAAGCGCGCCCATCTCTACGCCGTGAACCCGGTCGGCACTGGCGCGATGGCGCTGGCCCTCGCGGCCGGGGGCGCGGCCTATGTCGGCTGGCTTGGCGCGACCCTGCAGCCCTTCGCGCCGCTGCTGACCCTGGCGATCGCGTTCTGCGCCGCCCCGGCGATCGCCTGGGCCACCGCCGGGCGCTGGTATCTCGCCCGGACCCCGAAGCTGGATTGGGGTTCGGCCGAGGTGGTCTGCCGGGTTTGCGAGCTGCCCTTCGAGGGCGAGGACATGGCCCATTGCCCGGCCTACGATGCGCCGATCTGCTCCCTCTGCTGCTCGCTCGACGCTCGCTGCGGCGACCTGTGCAAGCCCCATGGCCGTCTGGAGGTGCAGGCGCAGGCCGCCGTGGCTCGGATCCTTCCGGGCCGCACTGCCGCCTGGATCGGCGCGCCGCTCGGCCGCTACCTCGCGGTGATGCTGACGCTCTGCGCGGTGATCGGCCTGATCCTCGGCATCGTGCATGCGGGCGCGACGATCGGACATCCGGAAAACCGCGAATTCCTGCGCACCGCGCTCACCAGCGTGTTCTTCACCTTGGTGGTGATCCTCGGCGTCGTGGCGTGGCTGTTCGTGCTCGCCCAGGAGAGCCGGCGCGTCGCCCAGGCCGAGACGATGCGCCAGACCGCCCTCTACCAAGCCGAAATCGCGGCCCATAAGATCACCGATGCCAAGCTGCAGGACGCCAAAGAACGGGCCGAGGCCGCCAACCAGGCCAAGAGCCGCTATGTGGTGGGCATCAGCCACGAGCTGCGCACGCCGCTCTCCACCGTGCTCGGCTACGCCCAGCTCCTCGAATCCGATCCCGCGATCCCGGCGCATCGCGTCAACGGCCTGCGGGTGATCCGGCGCAGCGCCCAGCACCTGTCCGGCCTGATCGACGGGCTCCTCGACATCTCGCGCATGGAGGCCGGGCGCCTCCAGATTCACCGCGACGAAATCCGGCTGACCGACTTCCTCGACCAGCTGGTCGACATGGTGCGGCTCCAGGCCCGAGAGGCCGGACTTGAGTTCCGGTTCTCAAGGCCCGAGATCCTGCCCGCGGTGGTCGCCACCGACGAGAAGCGCCTGCGTCAGGTGCTGCTCAACCTGCTGTCGAACGCCATCAAGTTCACGGAATCCGGAACCGTGTCGCTGGACCTGAGCTACCGGAGCCAGATCGCGGTGTTCACGATCCGCGATACCGGCCCGGGTATCCCGGATGCGGATCTGGCGCGGATCTTCGAGCCGTTCGAGCGCGGCTCGACTCCCGCCGCCCGCAGCACCCCGGGGACGGGGCTCGGTCTGACCATCGCCAACCTGCTGGCGCAGCTGCTTGGCGGCGAGATTACCGTGACGGCCGCTCCGGGCGGCGGCACGCAGGCGCGGCTACGCCTGATGCTGGCCTCCGTGGCCCAGCCGGCGCCGATCACGGCGCCCGCGCCGGTGGCGGCCCCGGAGCGGGTCTATGCGGGCGCGCGCCGCACCGTCCTGGTGGCCGACGACGACAGCGCCCACCGTGCCCTGATGCGGGCGATCCTGGAGCCGCAGGGCATCTCCGTGCGCGAGGCCGGGTCGGGAGCCGAGTGCCTCGCGATGGTCGCGCAGGGCGGCGTCGACCTGATCCTCCTCGATATCGCGATGCCCGGGATGAGCGGCTGGGCTGCGGCGGCGGCCTTGCGGCAGGCCGGGCATGCCGGCCCGATCGCCATGATGTCCGCCAATGTCCACGAGATCAGCCCGACTCGCGGCGACGACGCCCCCCACGACGCGATCTTCGCGAAGCCCTTCGACCTGCGCGACGTCCTGGAGCGGATCGGCAAGCTCCTGCATCTCGAATGGACCGAGACTGGCGGCGCGCCCCGGCACGCGCCTGCGCCGGCGGCCGCCGACATCCCCGGGCCCGGGCCCGAGCATATCGGCGAGCTCCTGCGGCTCGGCCGGATCGGGCATATCCGGGCCATCGAGGCCAAGCTGATCCAGATGGAGGCTGACACGACCGTGCCGCCCGCGTTCGTCGCCCGGATGCGCGGGCTGGTCGAGGGATACGACCTGCGCCGCTATCTCTCGGTCCTGCAGGAGTTCGCGCGCCATGGCTGA
- the urtD gene encoding urea ABC transporter ATP-binding protein UrtD — MNAAILSSPVVGAEAAPPDYLLAVEALTVSFDGFKAVNDVSFYVDPDEIRVIIGPNGAGKTTVLDLICGRTKASAGSIKYKGQELTKLSESAIVQAGVGRKFQTPSIYDDLTVFENLEISFPRGRSVFGALTFKRDAEVRDRIHAIAETIFLKDQLKERAEFLSHGQKQWLEIGMLLIQDPELLMLDEPVAGMSVGERIKTAELLNQIIKGRSVLVIEHDMKFVEDIAHRVTVLHQGKVLSEGSMDRVKNDPKVIEVYLGH, encoded by the coding sequence ATGAACGCCGCGATCCTCTCCTCCCCCGTGGTCGGCGCCGAGGCGGCCCCGCCCGACTACCTCCTCGCCGTCGAGGCGCTCACCGTCTCGTTCGACGGGTTCAAGGCGGTGAACGACGTGTCGTTCTACGTCGATCCGGACGAGATCCGGGTGATCATCGGGCCGAACGGCGCCGGCAAGACCACGGTCCTCGACCTGATCTGCGGGCGCACCAAGGCCAGCGCCGGCTCGATCAAGTACAAGGGCCAGGAGCTGACCAAGCTCTCCGAGAGCGCCATCGTGCAGGCCGGCGTCGGCCGCAAGTTCCAGACGCCGTCGATCTACGACGATCTGACGGTGTTCGAGAACCTCGAGATCTCGTTCCCCCGCGGCCGCTCCGTCTTCGGCGCCCTCACGTTCAAGCGGGACGCGGAGGTTCGCGACCGCATCCACGCCATCGCCGAGACGATCTTCCTGAAGGACCAGCTCAAGGAGCGGGCCGAATTCCTGAGCCACGGCCAGAAGCAGTGGCTGGAGATCGGGATGCTGCTGATCCAGGACCCGGAGCTGCTGATGCTCGACGAGCCGGTGGCCGGGATGAGCGTCGGCGAGCGGATCAAGACCGCCGAGCTGCTCAACCAGATCATCAAGGGCCGCTCGGTGCTGGTGATCGAGCACGACATGAAGTTCGTCGAGGACATCGCCCACCGGGTGACGGTGCTGCACCAGGGCAAGGTGCTCTCCGAAGGATCGATGGACCGGGTCAAGAACGACCCGAAGGTCATCGAAGTTTACTTGGGACATTGA
- the urtA gene encoding urea ABC transporter substrate-binding protein yields the protein MADDTETGADHGLRSPLRRRLLMGLAGAPALALMPRTAWAAPPTASVNTTGLAVTDTEVTVGILHSITGTMAISETGAQEAEKLAIAQINEAGGVLGRKIKIIQEDGASDWPTFAEKAKKLLVNDHCAAVMGCWTSASRKAVLPVFEQYNGLLYYPTFYEGLEQSKNVFYTGQEATQQILAGLDWVHKEKGGDSFYFIGSDYIWPRTSNKIARKHVENVLKGKVVGEEYFPLGHTQFNSVINKIKLTKPKVIFADVVGGSNVAFYKQLKAAGIDLSKQVLMTISVTEDEIDGIGGENIAGAYACMKYFESIQNENNKAFVAAFKKMWGEKTVIGDVTQAAYLGPFLWKMACEKAGSFDVDKVVAASPGLEFKGAPEGYVKIDENHHLWSKTRVGKAKPDGQFEIVYTSPELIKPDPFPKGYQ from the coding sequence ATGGCAGACGACACCGAGACCGGCGCCGATCACGGCTTGCGCTCCCCGCTGCGGCGCAGACTGCTCATGGGGCTGGCCGGCGCCCCGGCGCTGGCACTGATGCCGCGGACCGCCTGGGCCGCGCCGCCGACCGCTTCAGTCAACACCACCGGTCTCGCTGTGACCGACACCGAGGTGACAGTCGGCATCCTGCACTCGATCACCGGCACCATGGCGATCTCCGAGACGGGTGCGCAGGAGGCGGAAAAACTTGCGATCGCCCAGATCAACGAGGCCGGCGGCGTGCTCGGCCGCAAGATCAAGATCATCCAGGAGGACGGCGCCTCCGACTGGCCGACCTTCGCCGAGAAGGCCAAGAAGCTGCTCGTCAACGACCATTGCGCCGCCGTGATGGGCTGCTGGACCTCAGCCTCGCGCAAGGCGGTGCTGCCGGTCTTCGAGCAGTACAACGGCCTGCTCTACTACCCGACCTTCTACGAGGGCCTGGAGCAGTCGAAGAACGTCTTCTACACCGGCCAGGAGGCCACGCAGCAGATCCTCGCCGGCCTCGACTGGGTCCACAAGGAGAAGGGCGGCGACAGCTTCTACTTCATCGGCTCCGACTATATCTGGCCGCGAACCTCCAACAAGATCGCCCGCAAGCACGTCGAGAACGTGCTCAAGGGGAAGGTGGTCGGCGAGGAGTACTTCCCCCTCGGCCACACGCAGTTCAATTCGGTCATCAACAAGATCAAGCTCACCAAGCCCAAGGTGATCTTCGCCGACGTGGTCGGCGGCTCGAACGTGGCGTTCTACAAGCAGCTCAAGGCGGCGGGCATCGACCTGTCGAAACAGGTGCTGATGACCATCTCGGTCACCGAGGACGAGATCGACGGAATCGGCGGCGAGAACATCGCCGGGGCCTACGCCTGCATGAAGTACTTCGAGTCGATCCAGAACGAGAACAACAAGGCGTTCGTCGCCGCGTTCAAGAAGATGTGGGGCGAGAAGACGGTCATCGGCGACGTGACGCAGGCGGCCTATCTCGGCCCGTTCCTGTGGAAGATGGCCTGCGAGAAGGCCGGCTCGTTCGACGTCGACAAGGTCGTGGCGGCCTCGCCGGGTCTCGAGTTCAAGGGCGCGCCGGAAGGCTATGTGAAGATCGACGAGAACCATCACCTCTGGTCGAAGACCCGGGTCGGCAAGGCGAAGCCGGATGGCCAGTTCGAGATCGTCTACACCAGCCCGGAGCTGATCAAGCCGGATCCGTTCCCGAAGGGCTACCAGTAA
- the urtB gene encoding urea ABC transporter permease subunit UrtB yields the protein MLGDYSLGDLGAIFAMQGFAGLILFSVYLLMALGLAIIFGQMGVINMAHGEFMILGAYVTYLCSTFFQSYLPALFPIYFFIAMGLAFLASGALGMLVEWGLIRFLYKRPLDTLLATWGLSLILQQAYRSIFGAREVGVELPSWLIGSVQVTDTIEIPINGLFVMAVTILITVSVALLVFRSRFGQQVRAVMSNRAMAGAVGIDTEKVDRYTFGLGCGIAGIAGSAFTMIGSTGPTSGQLYIVDTFLIVVFGGAASLLGTIASAFSISQTQSTLEFFLSGSMAKVITLLAVVGILMLRPQGLFTLKVRR from the coding sequence ATGCTCGGCGACTACTCCCTCGGCGACCTCGGCGCGATCTTCGCCATGCAGGGCTTCGCCGGCCTGATCCTGTTTTCCGTCTACCTGCTGATGGCGCTCGGGCTCGCGATCATCTTCGGCCAGATGGGCGTGATCAACATGGCCCACGGGGAGTTCATGATCCTCGGCGCCTACGTCACCTATCTCTGCTCGACCTTCTTCCAATCCTACCTGCCGGCGCTCTTCCCGATCTACTTCTTCATCGCGATGGGCCTGGCGTTCCTCGCCTCCGGGGCACTGGGCATGCTGGTGGAATGGGGCCTGATCCGGTTCCTCTACAAGCGCCCGCTCGACACCCTGCTGGCCACCTGGGGCCTGTCGCTGATCCTCCAGCAGGCCTACCGGTCGATCTTCGGCGCCCGCGAGGTCGGCGTCGAGCTTCCGTCCTGGCTGATCGGATCGGTGCAGGTCACCGACACGATCGAGATCCCGATCAACGGCCTGTTCGTCATGGCCGTGACCATCCTGATCACCGTCAGCGTCGCGCTGCTGGTCTTCCGCTCGCGCTTCGGCCAGCAGGTCCGCGCCGTGATGTCGAACCGCGCCATGGCGGGCGCGGTGGGCATCGATACCGAGAAGGTCGACCGCTACACGTTCGGCCTCGGCTGCGGCATCGCCGGCATCGCCGGCTCGGCCTTCACGATGATCGGATCCACCGGACCGACCTCGGGCCAGCTCTACATCGTCGACACCTTCCTGATCGTCGTGTTCGGCGGCGCCGCGAGCCTCTTGGGCACCATCGCGTCGGCCTTCTCGATCTCCCAGACGCAATCGACCCTGGAGTTCTTCCTCTCCGGCTCGATGGCCAAGGTGATCACTCTGCTCGCGGTGGTCGGCATCCTGATGCTGAGGCCCCAGGGCCTCTTCACCCTCAAGGTCCGGCGCTGA
- a CDS encoding DNA-binding response regulator yields the protein MAEAPPVQSQRDLVLVVDDSPDTLSFLTEAIQRSGATVLVAVGGDLALALVDEITPDVILLDAVMPGLDGFETCRRLKAKPQLAGVPVIFMTGLSETEHIVKGLSAGGIDYVTKPIAPDEILARIRVHLASARAAQSARAALDTAGRTLFAVSAQGRVLWSTPQAGRLLSGLGAHHSGTLELPARARDWLGAHLAGAVGTALTLTDPDGTAYALSFIGGTPDEILLRLSREEPASGIERLRAKLPVTGREAEVLLWLSRGKSSRDIGEILGLSHRTVTKHLEGIYAKLGVENRTAASIIAARHLQD from the coding sequence ATGGCTGAGGCGCCGCCCGTCCAGTCGCAGCGGGATCTCGTGCTGGTGGTCGACGATTCGCCCGACACGCTGAGCTTCCTCACCGAGGCGATCCAGCGCTCCGGCGCGACCGTACTGGTCGCGGTTGGCGGCGATCTTGCCCTGGCCCTGGTGGACGAGATCACGCCCGACGTGATCCTGCTCGACGCGGTGATGCCGGGCCTCGACGGATTTGAGACCTGCCGCCGGCTCAAGGCCAAGCCGCAGCTCGCCGGCGTGCCGGTGATCTTCATGACCGGGCTCAGCGAGACCGAGCACATCGTGAAGGGCCTCTCCGCCGGCGGGATCGACTACGTCACCAAGCCGATCGCCCCCGACGAGATCCTGGCCCGGATCCGCGTGCATCTCGCGAGCGCCCGCGCCGCGCAGAGTGCGCGGGCCGCCCTCGACACCGCCGGCCGGACCCTGTTCGCGGTCTCGGCGCAGGGGCGGGTGCTGTGGTCGACGCCACAGGCCGGCCGGCTTCTGAGCGGCCTTGGCGCGCATCACTCGGGCACTCTCGAATTGCCGGCGCGCGCCCGCGACTGGTTGGGCGCGCATCTGGCCGGGGCCGTCGGCACAGCCCTGACCCTGACCGATCCCGACGGCACGGCCTACGCCTTGAGCTTCATCGGAGGCACCCCGGACGAGATCCTGCTCCGCCTGTCCCGGGAGGAGCCGGCCTCCGGAATCGAGCGGCTGCGCGCGAAGCTCCCCGTCACCGGCCGTGAGGCCGAGGTTCTCCTCTGGCTGTCCCGGGGCAAGTCGAGCCGCGATATCGGCGAGATCCTGGGTCTCAGCCATCGGACGGTGACGAAGCACCTCGAGGGCATCTACGCCAAGCTCGGCGTCGAGAATCGCACGGCCGCCTCGATCATCGCCGCGCGACACCTCCAGGACTGA
- a CDS encoding DUF6894 family protein encodes MIRAHFTIRLGGTSLPASAAQSVDDIDAARSVARTIVQRLMRQHGGDPRLLDATMVIGDDDGATLLELSFFDALYMPVEPVADPDRRRPRPPGRASSKRLSAALHPVRRLAGALSARMQPLLGA; translated from the coding sequence ATGATCCGCGCCCACTTCACCATCCGCCTCGGCGGCACCTCGCTGCCGGCGTCGGCGGCCCAGTCGGTCGACGACATCGATGCCGCCCGATCGGTCGCGCGCACGATCGTCCAGCGCCTGATGCGCCAGCACGGCGGCGATCCGCGCCTTCTGGACGCCACCATGGTGATTGGCGACGATGACGGCGCGACGCTCTTGGAACTCTCCTTCTTCGACGCACTCTACATGCCGGTCGAACCCGTGGCCGATCCGGACCGCCGGCGGCCCCGGCCGCCGGGTCGGGCGTCTTCGAAGCGTCTGAGCGCCGCGCTCCACCCGGTCCGGCGGCTCGCCGGGGCGCTGAGTGCGCGCATGCAACCGTTGCTCGGCGCGTGA
- the urtE gene encoding urea ABC transporter ATP-binding subunit UrtE, protein MASLQPAHPPLVQAPPLVTIPSPTPALAVEDLHAAYGQSEVLHGLTFSVAPGEIVAVMGRNGMGKTTLMKTLMGLVPVKAGSIQVEGADVAGLKSHARVAKGLAYVPQGRMIFSTMTVQENIETGLTVTGTRKVPQDLYDMFPVLLEMKGRRGGNLSGGQQQQLAIARALASRPKVLLLDEPTEGIQPSIIREMGRTLKKIRDQRGLSIVVSEQVLSFALDVADRVIVMENGAIVHEARRDGIDEAAVARFLSV, encoded by the coding sequence ATGGCGTCGCTCCAGCCCGCGCATCCGCCCCTGGTCCAGGCGCCCCCGCTCGTCACAATCCCGTCCCCGACGCCAGCGCTCGCCGTCGAGGACCTGCACGCCGCCTACGGCCAGAGCGAGGTCCTGCACGGGCTCACCTTCTCGGTGGCCCCGGGCGAGATCGTCGCCGTGATGGGCCGCAACGGCATGGGCAAGACCACCCTGATGAAGACCCTGATGGGCCTCGTCCCGGTCAAGGCCGGGTCGATCCAGGTCGAGGGCGCGGACGTCGCCGGGCTCAAGAGCCACGCCCGGGTCGCCAAGGGCCTCGCCTACGTGCCGCAGGGCCGGATGATCTTCTCGACCATGACGGTCCAGGAGAACATCGAGACCGGCCTCACGGTCACCGGCACCCGCAAGGTGCCGCAGGACCTCTACGACATGTTCCCGGTGCTCCTGGAGATGAAGGGACGGCGCGGCGGCAACCTCTCGGGCGGGCAGCAGCAGCAGCTCGCCATCGCCCGGGCGCTGGCGAGTCGGCCAAAGGTCCTGCTCCTCGACGAGCCCACCGAGGGCATCCAGCCCTCGATCATCCGCGAGATGGGCCGGACCCTGAAGAAGATCCGCGACCAGCGCGGCCTTTCCATCGTGGTGTCCGAGCAGGTCCTGAGCTTCGCCCTCGACGTGGCCGACCGGGTGATCGTGATGGAGAACGGCGCCATCGTCCACGAGGCCCGGCGTGACGGGATCGACGAGGCCGCCGTCGCCCGGTTCCTGTCGGTCTAG